From Halomarina salina, the proteins below share one genomic window:
- a CDS encoding acyl-CoA dehydrogenase family protein codes for AREFVDEKVRPDVGEHWIEGTFPTDLVEEMGELGFYAPNLDGYDLPDLSETAYGLLMQELEAGDSGLRSMASVQGALVMYPIHAFGSDEQKDEWLPALGRGEAVGCFGLTEPQHGSNPTAMETYAEAEDEGYVLNGSKTWITNSPIADVAIVWGRDRSAEDTPVRGFLVETDRDGVSTNKIDEKLSLRASITGEIGLNDVYVPEENLLPDVEGMKGPLSCLTQARYGIAWGAIGAARDCFETAREYATDREQFGGPIARFQLQQQKLAEMATQITTSQLLAHRLAELKERGEMRPQHVSMAKRNNVRMARDQSRIAREMLGGNGITADYSPMRHMANLETVYTYEGTHDIHTLILGQDLTGFAAYE; via the coding sequence CCCAACCTGGATGGGTACGACCTCCCCGACCTGAGCGAGACCGCCTACGGTCTGCTGATGCAGGAACTCGAGGCGGGCGATTCGGGGCTGCGTTCGATGGCAAGCGTGCAGGGGGCGCTCGTGATGTACCCCATCCACGCGTTCGGCAGCGACGAGCAGAAAGACGAGTGGTTGCCCGCTCTCGGGCGGGGCGAGGCGGTCGGCTGTTTCGGTCTGACCGAGCCACAGCACGGGTCGAACCCCACCGCGATGGAGACCTACGCGGAAGCCGAGGACGAAGGATACGTCCTGAACGGCTCGAAGACATGGATCACGAACTCGCCGATTGCGGACGTGGCCATCGTCTGGGGGCGCGACCGGTCGGCCGAGGACACACCGGTTCGGGGTTTCCTCGTCGAGACGGACCGCGACGGCGTCTCCACCAACAAGATCGACGAGAAGCTGTCGCTGCGGGCCTCCATCACGGGCGAGATCGGTCTGAACGACGTCTACGTCCCCGAGGAGAACCTGTTGCCGGACGTCGAGGGGATGAAAGGACCGCTGTCGTGTCTCACGCAGGCGCGCTACGGCATCGCGTGGGGCGCTATCGGTGCGGCGCGGGACTGCTTCGAGACGGCTCGTGAGTACGCGACCGACCGCGAGCAGTTCGGCGGTCCCATCGCCCGGTTCCAGCTCCAACAGCAAAAGCTGGCGGAGATGGCGACGCAGATCACGACGAGTCAGCTGTTGGCACATCGCCTCGCGGAACTGAAAGAGCGCGGCGAGATGCGTCCTCAGCACGTCTCGATGGCCAAGCGCAACAACGTGCGGATGGCGCGCGACCAGTCGCGTATCGCCCGCGAGATGCTCGGTGGGAACGGCATCACGGCGGACTACTCGCCGATGCGCCACATGGCCAACCTGGAGACCGTCTACACCTACGAGGGGACCCACGACATCCACACGCTGATTCTGGGTCAGGACCTCACCGGCTTCGCCGCCTACGAGTGA
- a CDS encoding thiolase family protein, with amino-acid sequence MAGKLHQPVVVSAVRTAQGKEGGVFSAVRSEELSVPLVNRMLAETGLSGDEVDDVRWGCAKQEGEQGNNLARVVALLSDLGESVPGTTIDRLCASSAEALFSAADAIRAGQRDCVVAGGVEQMSRVSRKYGIGNYPGIAAAWDPDDLQMGATAEAVANRYGVSRADQDAYGARSQQRAVAATEAGRFDDEIVPIETPDGTVTEDEGLRPGTTAESIAGLPPAFDEDGTVTAATAAQISDGAAGLLLTSRAFAEERGLDVLAEVGNHEVAGVDPEVMGIGPVPACEGLFERSGTEADDYDLVELNEAFASQTLYCQRELGFDDEVFNVNGGAIAIGHPLGASGARLPVTLVHEMRRRDASSGLATECVGYGQGAAVELFAP; translated from the coding sequence ATGGCCGGGAAGCTACACCAACCGGTCGTCGTCTCCGCGGTCCGGACGGCTCAGGGGAAGGAGGGTGGCGTCTTCTCGGCGGTCCGCAGCGAGGAGCTCTCGGTGCCGCTGGTGAACCGGATGCTCGCCGAGACTGGACTCTCGGGCGATGAGGTGGACGACGTTCGCTGGGGCTGCGCCAAACAGGAGGGCGAGCAGGGCAACAACCTCGCCCGCGTCGTCGCGCTCCTCTCGGACCTCGGCGAGTCCGTGCCGGGGACGACCATCGACCGGCTCTGTGCCTCTTCCGCGGAGGCGCTCTTCTCCGCGGCCGACGCCATCCGGGCCGGCCAGCGCGACTGCGTCGTGGCCGGCGGCGTCGAGCAGATGTCCCGCGTCTCGCGGAAGTACGGCATCGGGAACTACCCCGGCATCGCGGCCGCCTGGGACCCGGACGACCTCCAGATGGGGGCAACTGCCGAGGCGGTGGCGAACCGCTACGGCGTCTCCCGGGCGGACCAGGACGCGTACGGCGCGCGCTCCCAGCAGCGGGCGGTCGCCGCCACCGAGGCGGGTCGGTTCGACGACGAGATCGTCCCCATCGAGACGCCCGACGGGACGGTCACCGAGGACGAGGGCCTCCGCCCCGGGACGACGGCCGAGTCCATCGCGGGGCTCCCGCCCGCCTTCGACGAGGACGGGACGGTCACCGCGGCGACCGCGGCGCAGATATCGGACGGCGCGGCGGGCCTCCTGCTCACCTCGCGGGCGTTCGCCGAGGAACGTGGCCTCGACGTACTGGCCGAAGTGGGGAACCACGAGGTCGCCGGCGTCGACCCCGAAGTGATGGGAATCGGTCCGGTTCCGGCGTGTGAGGGGCTGTTCGAGCGCTCGGGCACCGAGGCCGACGACTACGACCTCGTCGAACTGAACGAGGCGTTCGCGTCCCAGACGCTGTACTGCCAGCGCGAACTCGGCTTCGACGACGAGGTGTTCAACGTCAACGGTGGCGCTATCGCCATCGGCCACCCGCTGGGAGCGTCGGGGGCACGGCTCCCGGTCACGCTCGTCCACGAGATGCGGCGTCGCGACGCGTCGTCCGGGCTCGCCACGGAGTGCGTCGGGTACGGGCAGGGTGCGGCCGTCGAGTTGTTCGCACCGTAA
- a CDS encoding acyl-CoA dehydrogenase family protein: MAFSLSDEHRAIRQAVREFADEEIVPVAQEHDEQGTYPEEIRRTAAEYDFVAPNIPIDYGGAGMDKLSTVLVTEELWRADPGIGSAVGSAGFGTDMIIEFGDEWMKEEWLPRIADGETASASAISEPAHGSNVAGIETRAEKDGDEWVLDGNKMWITNGTVADVAVVMAKTSPDEGHRGITAFLVPTEVEGWKPTKIDNKLGIRASDLAEIVLDDARIPEENVIGEVDQGFYQLMEFFASGRTNVAAQAVGAAQGAFDAALDYAGEREQFDQKIGEFQAIRHKLAEMATNVEAARALTYRAASAVEEGDQSMAAQFSSMAKLFASERSVEVADESIQVHGGAGYVSDHPAERYYRDARITKIYEGTSEIQKNIIADRLL; this comes from the coding sequence ATGGCGTTCAGCCTCAGCGACGAGCATCGCGCGATACGGCAGGCGGTCCGCGAGTTCGCCGACGAAGAGATCGTGCCGGTCGCACAGGAACACGACGAACAGGGGACGTATCCCGAGGAGATCCGACGGACGGCGGCCGAGTACGACTTCGTCGCGCCGAACATCCCCATCGACTACGGCGGGGCCGGGATGGACAAGCTCTCGACGGTCCTCGTCACGGAGGAGCTGTGGCGCGCGGACCCCGGCATCGGGTCGGCCGTCGGGTCGGCCGGCTTCGGGACGGACATGATCATCGAGTTCGGCGACGAGTGGATGAAAGAGGAGTGGCTCCCGCGCATCGCCGACGGCGAGACCGCCTCCGCCAGCGCCATCTCCGAGCCCGCTCACGGCTCGAACGTCGCAGGCATCGAGACGCGGGCGGAGAAGGACGGTGACGAGTGGGTGCTCGACGGCAACAAGATGTGGATTACGAACGGTACCGTCGCCGACGTCGCCGTCGTGATGGCGAAGACGAGCCCCGATGAGGGCCACCGCGGCATCACCGCCTTCCTCGTCCCGACCGAGGTCGAGGGCTGGAAGCCGACGAAGATAGACAACAAGCTCGGTATCCGGGCGTCGGACCTCGCCGAAATCGTCCTTGACGACGCGCGGATTCCCGAGGAGAACGTCATCGGCGAGGTGGACCAGGGGTTCTACCAGCTGATGGAGTTCTTCGCCTCCGGGCGGACGAACGTCGCCGCCCAGGCCGTCGGGGCCGCACAGGGGGCGTTCGACGCGGCGCTCGACTACGCCGGCGAGCGCGAGCAGTTCGACCAGAAGATCGGCGAGTTCCAGGCCATCCGCCACAAACTCGCGGAGATGGCGACGAACGTCGAGGCCGCCCGGGCGCTCACCTACCGCGCCGCCTCGGCCGTCGAGGAGGGCGACCAGTCGATGGCCGCGCAGTTCTCGAGTATGGCGAAGCTGTTCGCCTCCGAGCGGTCGGTCGAGGTCGCCGACGAGTCCATCCAGGTCCACGGCGGGGCGGGCTACGTCTCCGACCACCCGGCCGAGCGCTACTACCGCGACGCCCGTATCACGAAGATCTACGAGGGGACGAGCGAGATCCAGAAGAACATCATCGCCGACCGACTCCTGTAG
- a CDS encoding TAXI family TRAP transporter solute-binding subunit, whose protein sequence is MGSDSTAESIKRRAFLKGTVATAGVAGVAGCSSQGGNGSGGDGNGSNGNGSGGGSGRTDMVMTTSTETTAAYAMSQGISAVVNENSDAVRVDARPSEGTNANIGRLDREEVQIAYIQNWAAAKINAGEKPFDQLTFTPNQVFHLYDLGWFLATPNGGWETASDIESGSRVSPTPRGSGTAEMLETALSYATEDYERVSIDYGGQGSAMSEGRLDVGAATLVNFSVEPGWLQEMKGTVDLRMLGWSDDVVSKMQEEPGLLLTEVETGDLENYAYTPEPAMMPSLAYNFIVRNDFSYDAVYDLLATMYENREGLSEYHGLLGNLADGEFWLKNAYDDIPFHPAAADFYEEQGLWSDEFTRGEE, encoded by the coding sequence ATGGGAAGCGATTCCACGGCTGAGAGTATCAAGCGTCGCGCGTTCTTGAAGGGGACCGTCGCAACGGCCGGTGTGGCCGGTGTCGCTGGCTGTTCGAGCCAGGGGGGTAACGGCAGCGGCGGCGACGGCAACGGGTCGAACGGCAACGGCTCCGGTGGCGGGTCGGGCCGGACCGACATGGTGATGACGACGTCGACGGAGACGACGGCGGCGTACGCCATGAGCCAGGGTATCTCCGCGGTCGTCAACGAGAACAGCGACGCGGTCCGCGTCGACGCGCGACCGAGCGAAGGGACGAACGCGAACATCGGTCGGCTCGACCGCGAGGAGGTCCAGATAGCGTACATCCAGAACTGGGCCGCCGCGAAGATCAACGCCGGCGAGAAGCCGTTCGACCAGCTCACGTTCACGCCGAACCAGGTGTTCCACCTCTACGACCTCGGGTGGTTCCTCGCGACGCCCAACGGCGGGTGGGAGACGGCCTCCGACATCGAGTCGGGGAGCCGCGTCTCGCCGACCCCCCGTGGCTCCGGGACGGCCGAGATGCTGGAGACCGCGCTGAGTTACGCGACGGAGGACTACGAACGCGTCAGCATCGACTACGGCGGGCAGGGGAGCGCCATGAGCGAGGGCCGTCTGGACGTCGGCGCGGCGACGCTCGTCAACTTCTCGGTCGAACCCGGCTGGCTCCAGGAGATGAAGGGGACGGTCGACCTCCGGATGCTCGGGTGGAGCGACGACGTCGTCTCGAAGATGCAGGAGGAACCCGGCCTGCTGCTCACCGAGGTGGAGACCGGCGACCTGGAGAACTACGCGTACACCCCGGAACCGGCGATGATGCCGTCGCTGGCGTACAACTTCATCGTCAGGAACGACTTCAGCTACGACGCCGTCTACGACCTCCTGGCGACGATGTACGAGAACCGCGAGGGGCTCAGCGAGTACCACGGACTGCTCGGCAACCTCGCCGACGGCGAGTTCTGGCTGAAGAACGCCTACGACGACATCCCCTTCCACCCGGCCGCCGCCGACTTCTACGAGGAGCAGGGACTCTGGTCCGACGAGTTCACCCGCGGCGAGGAGTAG
- a CDS encoding TRAP transporter permease, with protein MNDSTVTRERALSGLIYVIGVALTAYMLYYAYERPFVRVRHSNLFLGVGVALFYLYETKKHVFGTEDVEAYRDRDLDHDGSLGSRLRSLLGPYDGIFTLLGAVVAVAVAAYIELNFQRLQFDAPILGYTEMDFVVGALIVLLVADATRRAYGLAITSVVVVAVAYAMAGPWLPGFLGHTGMSWQDVARFGAVGLTGTYGFILGVGTTWVAIFIMFAGMAKTYGALDYILDVGTELGNKLRSGVVQVSVVSSMAMGSITGSAAANTATTGSFTIPMMQRQGVRDDFAAAIESVASSGGQMMPPVMGVAAFIMADILQVPYVRIIQASLIPALLFYFSVGIAVQFVVLRFGWTTERTGEFDRSVLRGGAHFAVPLAVLVYTLVVLRLTPLSAGLYTTVTMVVTMYVRNLVVDGPSVGTLVGTTRETLRGFRDGAVEMAPLVGVLAAMGIIISMLTQTGLAQKISIRMVGLAGGVLVAVLLMAMVLSILFGLGMPTPAAYILVVILVAPGIIEVGVPQITAHLFVFYFAMLSAITPPVAVAVAVGARIADADFLQTGKQALRIGAPGFFIPFAFISNRSLIFWSFPATLLHAGIVFVGVVALVAATTGFDGKHHLGLPHRAAYIALSFVALYAPMTGVQVVAATLALAGLGLSQLDRLPAAVSPSK; from the coding sequence ATGAACGACTCAACCGTCACCCGCGAACGGGCGCTCTCGGGGCTCATCTACGTCATCGGCGTCGCGCTGACAGCGTACATGCTGTACTACGCCTACGAACGACCGTTCGTCCGGGTCAGACACTCCAACCTCTTCCTCGGGGTCGGCGTCGCCCTGTTCTACCTCTACGAGACGAAGAAGCACGTCTTCGGCACCGAGGATGTCGAGGCGTACCGCGACCGCGACCTCGACCACGACGGCTCCCTCGGTAGCCGCCTCCGGTCGCTCCTCGGACCGTACGACGGGATTTTCACGCTGCTCGGGGCCGTCGTCGCGGTCGCCGTCGCGGCGTACATCGAGCTGAACTTCCAGCGCCTCCAGTTCGACGCCCCCATCCTCGGGTACACCGAGATGGACTTCGTCGTCGGCGCGCTCATCGTCCTGCTCGTCGCCGACGCGACCAGACGCGCCTACGGCCTGGCCATCACCTCGGTGGTCGTCGTCGCCGTCGCCTACGCGATGGCCGGGCCGTGGCTCCCCGGCTTCCTCGGTCACACGGGGATGTCCTGGCAGGACGTCGCCCGGTTCGGAGCCGTGGGGCTCACCGGCACGTACGGGTTCATCCTCGGCGTCGGGACGACCTGGGTCGCCATCTTCATCATGTTCGCCGGGATGGCGAAGACCTACGGAGCGCTCGACTACATCCTCGACGTGGGGACGGAACTCGGCAACAAGCTCCGGTCGGGCGTCGTGCAGGTCTCGGTCGTCTCCAGCATGGCGATGGGCTCCATCACGGGGAGCGCCGCCGCCAACACCGCGACGACCGGGAGCTTCACCATCCCGATGATGCAGCGACAGGGCGTCCGCGACGACTTCGCGGCGGCCATCGAGAGCGTCGCCTCCTCGGGCGGACAGATGATGCCGCCCGTGATGGGCGTCGCGGCGTTCATCATGGCCGACATCCTGCAGGTGCCGTACGTCCGCATCATCCAGGCCAGCCTGATTCCGGCACTGCTGTTCTACTTCAGCGTCGGTATCGCCGTCCAGTTCGTCGTGTTGCGCTTCGGCTGGACCACCGAGCGGACCGGCGAGTTCGACCGGAGCGTCCTCCGGGGGGGTGCGCACTTCGCCGTCCCGCTGGCCGTTCTGGTCTACACGCTCGTCGTCCTGCGGCTCACGCCGCTGAGCGCCGGGCTCTACACGACCGTGACGATGGTCGTGACGATGTACGTCCGGAACCTCGTCGTCGACGGGCCGTCCGTCGGGACGCTGGTCGGGACGACCCGGGAGACGCTCCGGGGCTTCCGCGACGGCGCGGTCGAGATGGCTCCGCTCGTCGGCGTGCTCGCCGCGATGGGTATCATTATCAGCATGCTCACCCAGACCGGTCTGGCCCAGAAGATCAGCATCCGTATGGTAGGGCTGGCTGGCGGCGTCCTCGTCGCGGTGCTCCTGATGGCGATGGTGCTCAGCATCCTGTTCGGACTGGGGATGCCGACGCCCGCCGCCTACATCCTGGTGGTCATCCTCGTCGCGCCGGGCATCATCGAGGTGGGCGTCCCGCAGATAACCGCCCACCTCTTCGTCTTCTACTTCGCGATGCTCTCCGCTATCACGCCACCGGTGGCTGTGGCGGTGGCCGTCGGGGCGCGCATCGCGGACGCTGACTTCCTGCAGACGGGGAAGCAGGCGCTGCGCATCGGTGCGCCGGGCTTCTTCATCCCCTTCGCGTTCATCTCCAATCGGAGTCTCATCTTCTGGTCGTTCCCGGCGACGCTGCTCCACGCGGGTATCGTCTTCGTGGGGGTCGTCGCACTGGTGGCGGCGACCACCGGCTTCGACGGGAAACACCACCTCGGCCTGCCCCACCGGGCGGCGTACATCGCGCTCTCGTTCGTCGCGCTCTACGCCCCGATGACCGGTGTACAGGTCGTCGCGGCGACGCTCGCACTCGCCGGGCTGGGACTGAGCCAGCTCGACCGCCTGCCAGCCGCCGTGTCACCGTCGAAGTAG
- a CDS encoding 3-hydroxyacyl-CoA dehydrogenase, whose protein sequence is MVVDRTEIETVAVVGSGQMGRGIAAVAALAGYDTYLNDIDESQLEEASERIEWSYDKSVGNGRVTQEDADAALDRLEFTTDLDEAVGDADFVTEAAVEQQAVKEDIFEDLDEATPSEAILATNTSGLNITRLAEVTDRPAQVVGSHWFNPPMLMDLVEVIMTEHTPDDVAGTVESLVESFGKTPIRCRMDVPSFIVNRLMRPYGEGAAWMVYRGEHSIEEIDSAMKYKERFPMGPFELADFTGGIQIRVEGEQDHLTEDRPMAYDTEVCPILHQLYDKGRYGRKSGAGYYDYDERDEPQIAVDAGQGFDTLLVWAPIINEAAKMVQHDVASVEDIDTGAKLGGNWPVGPLEKADEVGASVVLDRLTEVASRHDDTNKQAETLPCDLLVEKAKTGDTFY, encoded by the coding sequence ATGGTCGTAGACCGCACCGAGATAGAGACCGTCGCCGTCGTCGGCAGTGGACAGATGGGCCGTGGCATCGCGGCCGTCGCCGCGCTCGCCGGCTACGACACCTACCTGAACGACATCGACGAATCACAGCTCGAGGAGGCGAGCGAGCGAATCGAGTGGTCGTACGACAAGTCCGTCGGGAACGGTCGAGTGACGCAAGAGGACGCCGACGCTGCCCTCGACCGACTGGAGTTCACGACCGACCTCGACGAGGCGGTCGGCGACGCCGACTTCGTCACCGAGGCCGCAGTCGAGCAGCAAGCGGTGAAAGAGGACATCTTCGAGGACCTCGACGAAGCCACCCCCTCCGAAGCGATTCTCGCGACCAACACGTCCGGGCTCAACATCACCCGCCTCGCAGAGGTCACGGACCGGCCAGCACAGGTGGTCGGTAGCCACTGGTTCAACCCGCCGATGCTGATGGATCTGGTCGAGGTGATCATGACCGAACACACGCCCGACGACGTGGCGGGGACCGTCGAATCGCTCGTCGAATCGTTCGGCAAGACACCGATTCGCTGTCGGATGGACGTCCCCTCGTTCATCGTCAACCGCCTGATGCGGCCCTACGGTGAGGGAGCGGCGTGGATGGTCTACAGGGGAGAGCACAGTATCGAGGAGATCGATTCGGCGATGAAGTACAAGGAACGGTTTCCGATGGGGCCGTTCGAACTCGCCGACTTCACGGGCGGCATCCAGATTCGCGTCGAGGGCGAGCAGGACCACCTGACCGAAGACCGCCCCATGGCGTACGACACGGAGGTCTGTCCGATACTGCACCAGTTGTACGACAAGGGGCGGTACGGTCGGAAGTCGGGGGCCGGGTACTACGACTACGACGAACGCGACGAGCCACAGATCGCGGTCGACGCTGGCCAGGGGTTCGATACCCTGCTCGTCTGGGCGCCGATCATCAACGAGGCCGCCAAGATGGTGCAACACGATGTCGCGAGCGTCGAGGACATCGACACGGGTGCGAAACTCGGCGGCAACTGGCCGGTCGGTCCACTCGAGAAGGCAGACGAGGTCGGTGCATCGGTCGTCCTCGACCGACTGACCGAGGTCGCGAGCCGTCACGACGACACCAACAAGCAGGCCGAGACGCTCCCGTGTGACCTGCTGGTCGAGAAGGCGAAGACCGGAGACACCTTCTACTAA
- a CDS encoding long-chain-fatty-acid--CoA ligase has translation MTHLPTLPGTLARTTRKYPEREAVVYPRKDVRLTYEELDRRVTRCANALRDLGVEPGDRVSLLMYNSAEFVVAMFGLLRAGAVFNPINYRLAPGEVGYILDDSDSSVLLFEEATRETVEAGRDEFGTVDRYLYVDDDVESTPDYARGFHETVSTADDGPVEIEVAPTDQYAIMYTSGTTGRPKGVVHSHQDATYHNMLYFGRLDLDYTDVGVSAMPLYHNAELNCGLCPRLNLGATTVVLHQFDPERVLDVVDAEQATHLFVASRTWSELLSAAEDAADFDGSSLQLGIYGAAPMPPTLLEQCIETFCEDYATAYGMTEMGPCATFIRPDEVHDQLGSVGRAAPNHELRIVSPTETESPDDPVAPTDVVQRGDVGEIILQGPPMLTEYWNRPGLTADAIRDGWFFTGDAGYVNEDGYLFLVDRIDDMIISGGENIYPTEIENVLYDHEAVEAVAVVGEENGEWGERVVAYVVGSGADADSLDEFCRSRDELADFKRPREYYFVDELPRNPSGKIQKFELQPSDVDGSSI, from the coding sequence GTGACTCACCTGCCGACGCTACCGGGAACGCTCGCCCGGACGACCCGGAAGTACCCCGAGCGGGAGGCCGTCGTCTACCCGCGGAAGGACGTCCGGTTGACGTACGAGGAACTCGACCGCCGAGTGACGCGGTGTGCGAACGCGCTCCGGGACCTCGGCGTCGAACCGGGCGACCGGGTCTCGCTGCTCATGTACAACTCCGCAGAGTTCGTCGTGGCGATGTTCGGGCTCCTCCGGGCGGGAGCGGTGTTCAACCCTATCAACTACCGTCTCGCACCGGGGGAGGTCGGCTACATCCTCGACGACTCGGATTCGAGCGTCCTCCTGTTCGAGGAGGCGACGCGAGAGACCGTCGAGGCCGGCCGCGACGAGTTCGGGACGGTCGACCGGTACCTGTACGTCGACGACGACGTCGAGTCGACGCCAGACTACGCGAGGGGGTTCCACGAGACCGTCTCGACTGCGGACGACGGTCCCGTCGAGATCGAGGTCGCACCGACCGACCAGTACGCCATCATGTACACCTCCGGGACGACGGGACGACCGAAGGGTGTCGTCCACTCCCACCAGGACGCGACGTACCACAACATGCTGTACTTCGGTCGGCTGGACCTCGACTACACGGACGTCGGCGTCTCGGCCATGCCGCTGTACCACAACGCCGAACTCAACTGCGGTCTCTGCCCGCGACTGAACCTCGGGGCGACGACGGTCGTCCTCCACCAGTTCGACCCCGAGCGAGTCCTCGACGTGGTCGACGCCGAGCAGGCCACGCACCTGTTCGTCGCCTCCCGGACGTGGTCGGAGCTACTGTCTGCCGCCGAAGACGCCGCCGACTTCGACGGGAGCAGCCTCCAGCTCGGTATCTACGGGGCCGCCCCGATGCCGCCCACGCTCCTCGAACAGTGCATCGAGACGTTCTGCGAGGACTACGCGACTGCGTACGGGATGACCGAGATGGGGCCCTGTGCGACGTTCATCCGGCCGGACGAGGTCCACGACCAGCTCGGGAGCGTCGGTCGGGCCGCGCCCAACCACGAGCTACGTATCGTCTCGCCGACCGAGACCGAATCCCCCGACGACCCGGTCGCTCCGACGGACGTCGTCCAGCGCGGCGACGTCGGCGAGATCATCCTCCAGGGGCCACCGATGCTGACCGAGTACTGGAACCGTCCCGGACTGACCGCGGACGCCATCCGCGACGGCTGGTTCTTCACCGGCGACGCCGGGTACGTCAACGAGGACGGCTACCTGTTCCTGGTCGACCGCATCGACGACATGATCATCTCGGGCGGCGAGAACATCTACCCGACCGAGATAGAGAACGTCCTCTACGACCACGAGGCGGTCGAGGCGGTCGCGGTCGTCGGCGAGGAGAACGGCGAGTGGGGGGAGCGTGTCGTCGCGTACGTCGTCGGGAGCGGGGCGGACGCCGACAGCCTCGACGAGTTCTGCCGCTCCCGCGACGAACTCGCCGACTTCAAACGCCCCCGCGAGTACTACTTCGTCGACGAACTGCCACGCAACCCGAGTGGCAAGATTCAGAAGTTCGAACTCCAGCCGTCCGACGTCGATGGGTCGTCGATATAG
- a CDS encoding LLM class flavin-dependent oxidoreductase, whose translation MRANGLTLGGDAPEDIVEYVELAENAGLETYWQGESWGRSSVPTMTRLLERTASIDVCSGIFNVYTRSPALVAMTANTLADLSDGRFRVGLGMSGPAVIENFHGAEFDEPLRRTREYVEIVRAYLSGDRVEYDGELFDLSGFALDVERTYDCPIYVAAMGEVNRQLTGEFADGWIPLLLPNTAVGDALEAVERGTDRGDRSLADVDIAPWVPTCISETDPEAAEGAVRSMIAFYVGAMGDYYAQMVANFGFEEEAEAIQDGWKADTQAGAEDAVTDEMVSAIGACGTPEQAAESFERFVDAGADSPVAYLPSRWASDDVVRETITQLQ comes from the coding sequence ATGCGCGCGAACGGTCTCACCCTCGGCGGCGACGCTCCGGAGGACATCGTCGAGTACGTCGAACTCGCGGAGAACGCCGGACTCGAAACGTACTGGCAGGGCGAATCCTGGGGGCGGAGCTCCGTCCCGACCATGACTCGGCTGCTCGAACGGACGGCGTCCATCGACGTCTGCTCGGGCATCTTCAACGTCTACACACGCTCGCCAGCGCTGGTCGCGATGACGGCGAACACCCTCGCCGACCTGTCGGACGGGCGGTTCCGCGTCGGCCTGGGGATGAGCGGCCCCGCGGTCATCGAGAACTTCCACGGCGCAGAGTTCGACGAGCCGCTCAGGCGAACCCGCGAGTACGTCGAAATCGTCCGCGCGTACCTGTCGGGCGACCGGGTAGAGTACGACGGTGAGCTGTTCGACCTCTCCGGGTTCGCGCTGGACGTGGAGCGAACCTACGACTGTCCCATCTACGTCGCGGCGATGGGGGAGGTCAACCGCCAGCTCACCGGCGAGTTCGCGGACGGGTGGATACCCCTGCTGCTCCCGAACACGGCCGTCGGCGACGCGCTGGAGGCCGTCGAGCGTGGCACCGACCGCGGCGACCGGTCGCTCGCGGACGTCGACATCGCCCCCTGGGTGCCGACCTGCATCTCCGAGACGGACCCCGAGGCCGCCGAAGGAGCCGTCCGCTCGATGATCGCGTTCTACGTGGGGGCGATGGGTGACTACTACGCACAGATGGTGGCGAACTTCGGCTTCGAGGAGGAGGCCGAAGCGATTCAGGACGGCTGGAAGGCAGATACGCAGGCCGGTGCGGAGGACGCGGTCACCGACGAGATGGTCTCGGCTATCGGCGCCTGTGGCACGCCGGAGCAGGCGGCCGAGAGCTTCGAGCGCTTCGTCGATGCTGGTGCGGACTCGCCCGTCGCGTACCTCCCGAGCCGGTGGGCGAGCGACGACGTCGTCCGGGAGACGATAACGCAGCTACAGTAG
- a CDS encoding MaoC family dehydratase, giving the protein MRYYEDIAVGESSEFGEYQFEKAEIVEFAEKYDPQPFHTDEEAAQDTAYGELIASGWQTAAVCMRMLVDGYVHDQASMGARGVDELRWRKPVTPGDTLHLRVEVVDKRRSESDPSRGYVDNKMEGINQDGEVVISWIGLGMVEVRDPDG; this is encoded by the coding sequence GTGCGATACTACGAGGACATAGCGGTCGGGGAATCTTCCGAGTTCGGGGAGTACCAGTTCGAGAAAGCGGAGATCGTCGAGTTCGCGGAGAAGTACGACCCGCAGCCGTTCCACACGGACGAGGAGGCGGCCCAGGACACCGCGTACGGCGAACTCATCGCCAGCGGCTGGCAGACCGCCGCCGTCTGCATGCGGATGCTGGTCGACGGGTACGTGCACGACCAGGCGAGCATGGGGGCACGCGGCGTCGACGAACTCCGCTGGCGGAAACCGGTGACGCCTGGCGATACGCTCCACCTCCGGGTCGAGGTGGTCGACAAACGCCGCTCGGAGAGCGACCCCAGCCGTGGCTACGTCGACAACAAGATGGAGGGCATCAACCAGGACGGCGAGGTCGTCATCTCGTGGATCGGCCTCGGGATGGTCGAGGTGCGCGACCCAGACGGGTAG